The following are encoded together in the bacterium genome:
- the ccoG gene encoding cytochrome c oxidase accessory protein CcoG, with the protein MQFKSSIRTDGSREKVRIADVAGRFTKARQIFFYVLMVIYALVPFIKVNGKPLIFIDILHRQFFLFGFTYNAQDFYLVFFLLSGALFTLFYITAVAGRLWCGWACPQTVFLEGVFRRIERLVEGPKSEQLLLAQSPWNFKKIVKFIIKHFLFVIFACAVSHIFLSYFVSMDELLSFVRHNPHEHWVAFIWMISITAVIYFNYAWFREQLCLIVCPYGKMQSALTDDDTLVIGYDALRGEPRGKVSDSSRGACINCRRCVDVCPTGIDIRNGLQLECIGCANCIDACDEIMDKVGQARGLVRYDSLNGLLKKPRHILRPRIYLYTVLFFVGLAVFSFFLFKRHTFEANILRAPGIPYVLTEGKIRNQYLLHVINKTAEKAKFTFKFSGEANVIIPFLEIELGSLEEKRIPAFAEMDAKKFKGQFNIILTSTNTQTGEVVVSQIPFLGP; encoded by the coding sequence ATGCAATTTAAGTCATCCATTAGAACTGATGGTAGCCGTGAGAAAGTGCGCATAGCTGATGTGGCGGGGCGTTTTACAAAAGCCCGCCAAATCTTTTTTTATGTTCTCATGGTTATTTATGCACTTGTTCCGTTTATTAAAGTAAACGGAAAACCGCTCATCTTTATCGATATTTTACATCGGCAGTTTTTTTTGTTTGGTTTTACCTATAATGCCCAGGATTTTTATCTTGTTTTTTTCCTCTTATCGGGTGCACTTTTTACTCTTTTTTATATCACAGCTGTAGCCGGAAGGCTCTGGTGTGGTTGGGCTTGCCCGCAAACTGTTTTTTTGGAAGGTGTTTTTAGACGTATTGAACGTTTAGTAGAAGGGCCCAAATCGGAACAATTACTTTTAGCGCAATCTCCCTGGAATTTTAAAAAAATAGTTAAATTTATAATAAAGCACTTTTTATTTGTTATTTTTGCGTGCGCGGTGTCCCACATTTTTTTATCGTATTTTGTTTCAATGGACGAACTTTTAAGTTTTGTGCGTCATAATCCTCACGAACATTGGGTAGCTTTTATCTGGATGATTTCTATTACTGCCGTTATCTATTTTAACTACGCATGGTTTAGAGAGCAGCTATGCCTCATTGTTTGCCCCTATGGCAAAATGCAATCGGCCTTAACCGATGATGATACGCTGGTGATTGGTTATGATGCTTTAAGGGGTGAACCACGAGGGAAAGTGAGCGACTCATCGCGTGGTGCCTGTATTAACTGCAGACGCTGTGTAGATGTTTGCCCTACGGGCATTGATATTCGTAATGGATTACAGCTGGAATGCATTGGTTGTGCCAATTGTATAGATGCCTGTGATGAAATTATGGATAAGGTGGGGCAGGCCAGGGGATTAGTCCGTTATGATTCTCTCAACGGGTTATTAAAAAAACCGCGTCATATTTTAAGGCCACGTATTTATTTGTATACCGTGTTGTTTTTTGTGGGGTTGGCTGTTTTTTCATTTTTTCTATTTAAACGGCACACCTTTGAGGCCAATATATTAAGAGCGCCAGGAATTCCGTATGTGCTTACCGAAGGTAAAATACGTAACCAGTATTTACTTCATGTTATTAATAAAACAGCAGAGAAGGCCAAATTTACTTTTAAATTTTCGGGTGAGGCAAATGTGATTATTCCGTTTCTGGAGATTGAGCTGGGATCTTTGGAAGAAAAACGAATTCCTGCCTTTGCAGAAATGGATGCTAAAAAATTTAAAGGTCAGTTTAATATTATTTTAACGTCAACCAATACCCAAACGGGCGAAGTGGTAGTGTCTCAAATCCCGTTTTTGGGGCCTTAA
- a CDS encoding c-type cytochrome, producing the protein MKEEDKVRHHSYDGIQEYDNMLPRWWVGTFVITVVFGFCYWLYYNTYAVGPTQEQEYQTALEEHKAEFGNKGGDEGPTDAALLAKSQDSHETEEGKKIFMTNCMACHGDKGQGVIGPNLTDKYWIHGGKPTQIHATVTNGVVEKGMLSWKGVLAPNQIDEVVAFIMTLQGTNPPGAKEPQGDLVE; encoded by the coding sequence ATGAAAGAAGAAGATAAGGTTCGTCATCACAGTTACGATGGGATTCAAGAATACGACAACATGCTGCCACGCTGGTGGGTGGGCACGTTTGTGATTACCGTGGTTTTTGGATTTTGTTACTGGCTCTATTATAACACCTACGCTGTAGGTCCCACTCAAGAGCAGGAATATCAAACAGCCTTAGAAGAACACAAAGCCGAATTTGGAAATAAAGGGGGCGATGAAGGTCCAACGGATGCCGCTCTTTTGGCCAAATCGCAAGATAGTCATGAAACTGAAGAAGGCAAAAAGATATTTATGACCAATTGCATGGCCTGTCACGGGGATAAAGGGCAGGGTGTTATTGGTCCTAATCTTACCGATAAATATTGGATACACGGCGGCAAACCCACACAAATACATGCAACCGTAACCAATGGTGTGGTTGAAAAAGGGATGCTTTCTTGGAAAGGTGTATTGGCACCTAATCAAATTGATGAAGTTGTGGCTTTTATAATGACGCTTCAGGGTACAAATCCTCCGGGGGCCAAAGAGCCTCAGGGTGATTTGGTAGAGTAG
- a CDS encoding cbb3-type cytochrome c oxidase subunit 3: MRQLLEQVGAHDTGGTFFIVLFVVLFTLILFSTFRKKNKPVFEKDSKLPLE; this comes from the coding sequence ATGCGTCAACTTTTAGAACAAGTAGGAGCTCACGATACAGGTGGAACATTTTTTATTGTTCTGTTTGTGGTTTTATTTACACTGATTCTTTTTTCTACCTTTAGAAAAAAGAATAAACCCGTTTTTGAAAAAGATTCTAAATTACCTTTAGAGTAA
- the ccoN gene encoding cytochrome-c oxidase, cbb3-type subunit I encodes MKKIVYNDGVTRQFIFASVMWGIVGMLVGVIVASQLAFPSLNFTQYLSFGRLRPLHTNAVIFAFVGNMIFAGIYYSTQRLLKARMGSDFLSKVHFWGWQLIIVCAALTLPLGITQGKEYAELEWPIDILIALIWVIFAINFFWTIKKRNEKSLYVALWFYIATIVTVAVLHIVNSLSLPLNLFKSYSVFSGVQDALVQWWYGHNAVAFFLTTPVLGIMYYFMPKAIGKPVYSYRLSIIHFWALVFMYIWAGPHHLLNTALPDWAQTLGMVFSVALWAPSWGGMINGLLTLRGAWDKLRTDPVVKFFVAGITFYGMSTFEGPMLSIKSINALAHSTDWIIGHVHGGALGWNGFMAAGMFYFLVPRLFNTKLYSEKLANFHFWIGTFGIVLYMAAMYVSGLTQGLMWRALTPEGTLLYPSFLESIFASQNMYYLRIVGGTLYLVTFIIMAYNLIKTAKQGNPVDGEVEVVTLDNQSQTSWVKVIFSPVMVLVLIGLILLLALGTKDVVTSIIVYAGLAILVVASVMMNKKGDGSWHEVLEGKAFLFSFFVLISILIGGMVQIIPAVTVKSAVPMTHEAVPYTALELEGRDIYRREGCYNCHTQMIRPMVPETMRYGAPSEAWESMYDHPFQWGSKRTGPDLARVGKKYPNLWHYKHMIDPRSTSAGSLMPTYPHLATQTLDYKDTASRMELMRTLGVPYTDAQISSAVEDAHKQGEVIANDLKQSQVNLSAQSELVALISYLQKLGVDHKAYEGK; translated from the coding sequence ATGAAAAAAATAGTCTATAACGATGGTGTGACACGGCAGTTTATCTTTGCCTCTGTCATGTGGGGTATTGTGGGGATGCTGGTGGGCGTTATTGTAGCCAGTCAGCTTGCGTTTCCATCTCTTAATTTTACCCAGTATTTATCCTTTGGCCGTTTAAGGCCGCTGCATACCAATGCCGTTATTTTTGCCTTTGTAGGCAATATGATTTTTGCCGGTATTTATTATTCCACTCAGCGTCTTTTAAAAGCACGTATGGGTTCGGATTTTTTGTCCAAAGTTCATTTTTGGGGATGGCAACTTATTATTGTGTGCGCGGCGTTAACACTTCCTCTGGGGATTACCCAGGGCAAAGAATATGCCGAACTGGAATGGCCTATTGATATTTTAATTGCTCTTATTTGGGTAATATTTGCCATCAACTTTTTTTGGACTATTAAAAAGAGAAACGAAAAAAGTTTGTATGTAGCGCTTTGGTTTTACATTGCCACCATTGTGACGGTTGCCGTGCTGCATATTGTGAATAGCTTAAGTTTGCCTCTAAATCTTTTTAAATCGTACTCGGTATTCTCAGGCGTTCAGGATGCGCTGGTGCAGTGGTGGTATGGGCACAATGCGGTGGCCTTCTTTTTAACCACACCGGTTTTGGGCATTATGTATTATTTTATGCCCAAGGCTATTGGCAAACCGGTTTATTCGTACCGTTTATCCATCATTCATTTCTGGGCTTTAGTGTTCATGTACATTTGGGCGGGCCCGCATCACCTTTTAAATACAGCGCTTCCCGATTGGGCTCAAACCTTGGGGATGGTTTTTTCAGTGGCCCTCTGGGCACCCAGCTGGGGCGGTATGATTAACGGTCTCCTCACGTTGCGTGGTGCGTGGGATAAACTGCGTACCGATCCGGTAGTAAAGTTTTTTGTAGCGGGCATTACTTTTTACGGCATGTCTACATTTGAAGGCCCCATGCTTTCCATCAAGTCCATCAACGCCTTGGCGCATTCTACCGACTGGATTATTGGACACGTGCATGGTGGTGCGTTGGGCTGGAACGGCTTTATGGCAGCCGGTATGTTTTACTTTTTGGTGCCCAGACTGTTTAATACCAAACTCTATTCCGAAAAACTGGCTAACTTTCATTTTTGGATTGGGACATTCGGTATCGTGCTGTACATGGCGGCCATGTATGTGTCGGGTTTAACGCAGGGGCTTATGTGGCGTGCGCTGACTCCCGAGGGAACGCTTCTGTATCCAAGCTTTTTGGAATCGATCTTTGCGTCTCAAAATATGTATTACCTGCGCATTGTAGGCGGTACGCTTTACCTGGTTACCTTTATCATCATGGCTTATAACCTCATTAAAACAGCCAAACAGGGGAATCCTGTTGATGGTGAGGTAGAAGTTGTTACTTTGGATAATCAATCTCAAACATCGTGGGTTAAAGTTATTTTTAGCCCGGTGATGGTGTTGGTGCTTATTGGTCTTATTCTGCTTTTGGCTTTAGGGACAAAAGATGTGGTGACTTCCATCATTGTTTACGCGGGCCTTGCCATTTTGGTTGTAGCAAGCGTGATGATGAATAAAAAAGGCGATGGCAGCTGGCACGAGGTGCTGGAAGGCAAAGCCTTTTTGTTTTCCTTTTTTGTTCTTATTTCCATCCTGATTGGCGGGATGGTTCAAATTATTCCGGCTGTTACTGTTAAGAGTGCCGTGCCCATGACGCATGAAGCCGTACCTTACACCGCACTTGAACTGGAAGGACGCGATATTTACCGTAGAGAAGGTTGTTACAACTGTCACACACAAATGATTAGACCCATGGTTCCCGAAACCATGCGCTACGGAGCTCCCAGCGAGGCTTGGGAAAGTATGTACGATCATCCTTTCCAATGGGGGTCAAAACGCACAGGGCCCGATTTAGCCCGTGTGGGTAAAAAGTATCCCAACCTGTGGCATTACAAACATATGATTGATCCCCGTTCTACCTCGGCCGGATCTCTCATGCCCACATACCCACATTTGGCAACTCAAACTCTTGATTATAAAGATACGGCCAGCCGTATGGAGCTGATGCGTACATTGGGTGTGCCATATACCGATGCACAAATTAGTAGCGCTGTGGAGGATGCCCATAAACAAGGTGAGGTTATTGCCAATGATTTAAAACAAAGTCAGGTGAATCTTTCGGCTCAATCAGAGCTTGTGGCACTGATCAGCTATTTGCAAAAGCTGGGAGTGGATCACAAAGCGTACGAAGGAAAGTAA